A single genomic interval of Syntrophaceae bacterium harbors:
- a CDS encoding HDOD domain-containing protein: MESLAAELKRDIPAPELALLSDIHDSIIEKLNLGFDPSVLLVLDNEDAQQHEIEQLKFRIKEQIAARMLARANSVVLFGKVRPGDAGSFTKVVLRMGMKPSKIYILALALFLLDPALEPLAGRSFSRAILGRILAEELGFKSAAVEQVEMGSLLLEIGRIPAALYEIRAATALDEAFVSARHPLLGLAILRKYELPRYLEEALLCEHFSLLHRSLSPLAVIRLADLVVQQSFRKHGKLVVESPLPDGTVEYTLGSALIDQFNAIGYRRFVEVRLPPQKDGS; encoded by the coding sequence CTGTCCGACATTCACGATTCGATCATCGAGAAGCTCAATCTCGGCTTCGACCCCTCCGTGCTCCTCGTCCTGGACAACGAGGACGCCCAGCAGCACGAGATCGAACAGCTCAAGTTCAGGATCAAGGAGCAGATCGCCGCCCGCATGCTGGCCCGCGCCAACTCCGTGGTCCTCTTCGGCAAGGTGAGACCGGGCGACGCCGGCAGCTTCACGAAGGTCGTCCTGCGGATGGGGATGAAGCCGTCGAAGATCTACATCCTGGCGCTCGCCCTGTTCCTGCTCGACCCCGCCCTGGAGCCCCTGGCGGGCCGGAGCTTCTCGAGGGCCATTCTCGGCCGCATCCTGGCCGAGGAGCTGGGCTTCAAGAGCGCGGCCGTAGAGCAGGTGGAGATGGGGTCGCTCCTGCTCGAGATCGGCCGGATCCCCGCCGCCCTGTACGAGATCCGCGCGGCAACTGCCCTGGACGAGGCGTTCGTATCCGCCCGGCACCCCCTGCTGGGCCTCGCCATCCTCAGGAAGTACGAACTGCCCCGTTACCTGGAAGAGGCCCTCCTGTGCGAACATTTCTCCCTTCTGCACCGGTCGCTCTCGCCCCTGGCGGTGATCCGCCTGGCCGACCTCGTCGTGCAGCAGAGCTTCCGCAAGCACGGAAAGCTCGTTGTCGAATCGCCCCTGCCCGACGGGACGGTCGAGTACACGCTCGGTTCCGCCCTGATCGACCAGTTCAACGCCATCGGCTACCGCAGGTTCGTCGAGGTCAGACTGCCACCGCAAAAAGACGGAAGTTAA